A region from the Aegilops tauschii subsp. strangulata cultivar AL8/78 chromosome 5, Aet v6.0, whole genome shotgun sequence genome encodes:
- the LOC109763449 gene encoding AAA-ATPase At3g28510, with amino-acid sequence MRGVDGASAAAGVWGGLNSGVVLSIIAVLWTVVWQNLQHLQLQHFVKRNLGRHARRLAALVDPYLSVTIAEYDGGRMRRAEAFEEVKAYLAAATSRSARHLRAEGAPDADRLVLSMVDGEEVPDQLLPEEGSGAVFWWASSRPAPPQDRRWGGGGGGGDEENRRFYRLSFLDRHREQVLNAYLPRVRRQGRAVMVQNRRRKLFTNISSHQFSDGGYARSAWTHVPFQHPKTFATLAMDPASKKEVIDDLDAFKAGKEWYERVGKAWKRGYLLHGPPGTGKSAMIAAMANHLDYDVYDIELTSVHSNTDLRKLFIGTTSKSIIVIEDIDCSLDLTGARPKKKDAAPEDEDKASKGDKKGAADASSKVTLSGLLNFIDGLWSACGGERVIVFTTNHLEKLDPALIRRGRMDKHIEMSYCRGPAFEFLAKAYLGVDEHELFGTVGALLREVDMTPADVAENLTPKSGDDDADSCLRGLVAALEKAREDKASGGGQEKQPEEEDGGVVAAVDKE; translated from the coding sequence ATGCGAGGGGTGGATGGGgcatcggcggcggcgggggtgtGGGGCGGGCTCAACTCCGGGGTGGTGCTCAGCATCATCGCGGTGCTGTGGACGGTGGTGTGGCAGAACCTGCAGCACCTGCAGCTGCAGCACTTCGTCAAGCGCAACCTCGGCCGCCAcgcgcgccgcctcgccgccctcgTCGACCCCTACCTCTCCGTCACCATCGCCGAGTACGACGGCGGCCGGATGCGCCGCGCCGAGGCCTTCGAGGAGGTCAAGGCCTACCTCGCCGCGGCCACCTCACGCAGCGCGCGCCACCTCCGCGCCGAGGGAGCCCCGGACGCCGACCGCCTCGTGCTCAGCATGGTCGACGGCGAGGAGGTCCCCGACCAGCTGTTACCCGAGGAGGGCAGCGGCGCAGTCTTCTGGTGGGCCTCCTCACGCCCGGCGCCGCCGCAGGACCGGcgctggggcggcggcgggggaggcggGGACGAGGAGAACCGCCGCTTCTACCGCCTCTCCTTCCTCGACCGCCACCGCGAGCAGGTCCTCAACGCCTACCTCCCGCGCGTCCGCCGCCAGGGCCGCGCCGTCATGGTCCAGAACCGCCGCCGCAAgctcttcaccaacatctcctcccaccagtTCAGCGACGGCGGCTACGCCCGCTCCGCCTGGACGCACGTGCCCTTCCAGCACCCCAAGACGTTCGCCACGCTCGCCATGGACCCGGCCAGCAAGAAGGAGGTCATCGACGACCTCGACGCCTTCAAGGCCGGCAAGGAGTGGTACGAGCGCGTCGGCAAGGCGTGGAAGCGCGGCTACCTGCTGCACGGCCCGCCCGGGACGGGCAAGTCGGCCATGATCGCCGCCATGGCCAACCACCTGGACTACGACGTGTACGACATCGAGCTCACTTCCGTGCACTCCAACACGGACCTCCGCAAGCTCTTCATCGGCACCACCAGCAAGTCCATCATCGTGATCGAGGACATCGACTGCTCCCTCGACCTCACCGGCGCGCGCCCCAAGAAGAAGGACGCCGCCCCAGAGGACGAGGACAAGGCCAGCAAGGGCGACAAGAAGGGCGCGGCGGACGCGAGCAGCAAGGTGACGCTGTCGGGCCTGCTCAACTTCATCGACGGGCTGTGGTCGGCGTGCGGCGGCGAGCGGGTCATCGTGTTCACCACCAACCACCTGGAGAAGCTGGACCCGGCGCTCATCCGGAGGGGCCGCATGGACAAGCACATCGAGATGTCCTACTGCCGCGGGCCGGCGTTCGAGTTCCTCGCCAAGGCCTACCTCGGTGTCGACGAGCACGAGCTGTTCGGCACCGTGGGCGCGCTGCTCCGGGAGGTGGACATGACGCCGGCGGACGTGGCCGAGAACCTGACGCCCAAGAGCGGGGACGACGATGCGGACTCGTGCCTCAGGGGGCTGGTGGCGGCGCTGGAGAAGGCCAGGGAGGACAAGGCCAGCGGCGGCGGCCAGGAGAAGCAGCCGGAGGAAGAAGACGGGGGAGTGGTTGCCGCCGTTGACAAGGAGTGA
- the LOC109763442 gene encoding putative chloride channel-like protein CLC-g, with the protein MASTAPPREDLITEDEEQRPPLTRPLLHRSATNNISQVAMVGSKACPIESLDYEIIENDLFDQNWRTRAKADQVRYVVLKWTFCFAIGIITGVVGFLINLAVENVAGFKHAAVSSLMDSSSYWTAFWVFAGANLALLLFASAITASVSPAAGGSGIPEVKAYLNGVDAPNIFSLRTFAVKVIGNIAAVSSSLHVGKAGPMVHTGACIAAIFGQGGSRRYGLTWRWLRYFKNDRDRRDLVTIGAGAGVSAAFRAPVGGVLFALESLSSWWRSALIWRSFFTTAVVAVVLRLFVELCGTGRCGMFGKGGLIMYDVSTLFEDLMTYHLKDIPIVVLIGVIGAVLGAFYNFLMMQVLRVYSVVNERGRAHKLLLAAAVSVLTSCCVFGMPWFAPCRPCPVAGPNGACGSLNKFRRFHCPPDHYNDLASLMLNINDDAIRNLYATGTNDVYHPGSMLAFFLASYALGVLSYGVVAPSGLFVPIILTGATYGRLVAMLLGRHSGLDHGLVAILGSASFLGGTLRMTVSVCVIIVELTNNLLLLPLVMLVLLISKTVADSFNASIYDLIMRLKGLPYLDGHAEPYMRQLSVGDVVVGPLRSFNGVEKVGHIMHVLRTTGHHAFPVIDEPPFSTAPVLYGLVLRAHLLVLLRKREFLPAQERYPKEYSIAARFEAQDFDKRGSGKQDTVDGVELSPEEMEMYVDLHPFTNASPYTVVETMSLAKALVLFREVGLRHLLVVPKACDRSPVVGILTRHDFMPEHILGLHPVLLGGKWKRLRWHKAAVAKYFRDLIVRLANCG; encoded by the exons ATGGCGTCCACGGCTCCTCCGCGGGAGGATCTCATCACGGAGGACGAGGAGCAGCGGCCGCCCCTCACGCGGCCCCTCCTCCACCGCAGCGCCACCAACAACATCTCCCAGGTGGCCATGGTCGGCTCCAAGGCATGCCCCATCGAGAGCCTCGACTACGA GATCATCGAGAACGACCTGTTCGACCAGAACTGGCGGACGAGGGCCAAGGCGGACCAGGTCCGGTACGTGGTCCTCAAATGGACCTTCTGCTTCGCCATCGGGATCATCACCGGCGTCGTCGGCTTCCTCATCAACCTCGCCGTCGAGAACGTCGCCGGCTTCAAGCACGCCGCCGTCTCCTCCCTCATGGACTCCAGCAG CTACTGGACGGCGTTCTGGGTGTTCGCCGGCGCGAACCTGGCGCTGCTCCTATTCGCGTCGGCGATCACGGCGTCGGTGTCGCCGGCGGCCGGCGGGTCGGGGATCCCGGAGGTGAAGGCGTACCTCAACGGCGTGGACGCGCCCAACATCTTCTCGCTCAGGACCTTCGCTGTCAAG GTCATCGGCAACATAGCCGCCGTGTCATCGTCGCTGCACGTCGGCAAGGCCGGGCCAATGGTGCACACGGGCGCGTGCATAGCCGCCATCTTCGGCCAGGGCGGGTCGCGCAGGTACGGCCTCACCTGGCGCTGGCTACGCTACTTCAAGAACGACCGCGACCGCCGCGACCTCGTCACCATCGGCGCCGGCGCCGGTGTCAGCGCCGCGTTCCGCGCGCCggtcggcggcgtgctcttcgCTCTCGAGTCCCTCTCCTCGTGGTGGCGGAGCGCGCTGATCTGGCGCTCCTTCTTCACgacggcggtggtggcggtggtgctgCGGCTGTTCGTGGAGCTGTGCGGGACGGGGCGGTGCGGGATGTTCGGCAAGGGCGGGCTCATCATGTACGACGTGAGCACGCTGTTCGAGGACCTCATGACGTACCACCTCAAGGACATCCCCATCGTCGTCCTCATCGGCGTCATCGGCGCCGTCCTCGGCGCCTTCTACAACTTCCTCATGATGCAGGTCCTCCGCGTCTACAGCGTCGTCAACGAGCGCGGCCGCGCGCACAAGCTGCTGCTGGCGGCGGCCGTGTCCGTCCTCACGTCGTGCTGCGTGTTCGGCATGCCGTGGTTCGCGCCGTGCCGGCCCTGCCCCGTCGCGGGGCCCAACGGCGCCTGTGGCTCCCTCAACAAGTTCCGGCGCTTCCACTGCCCGCCGGACCACTACAACGACCTGGCCAGCCTCATGCTCAACATCAACGACGACGCCATCCGCAACCTCTACGCCACCGGCACCAACGACGTCTACCACCCGGGCTCCATGCTCGCCTTCTTCCTCGCGTCCTACGCGCTGGGCGTGCTCAGCTACGGCGTGGTGGCGCCGTCGGGGCTCTTCGTCCCCATCATCCTCACCGGCGCCACCTACGGCCGCCTGGTGGCCATGCTGCTGGGCAGGCACTCCGGCCTCGACCACGGCCTGGTGGCCATCCTCGGCTCGGCGTCCTTCCTCGGCGGCACGCTCCGCATGACGGTGTCCGTGTGCGTCATCATCGTGGAGCTCACCAACAACCTGCTCCTCCTGCCGCTGGTCATGCTCGTCCTGCTCATCTCCAAGACCGTCGCCGACTCCTTCAACGCCAGCATCTACGACCTCATCATGCGCCTCAAGGGGCTGCCGTACCTCGACGGCCACGCCGAGCCCTACATGCGGCAGCTCAGCGTGGGCGACGTGGTGGTCGGCCCGCTGCGGAGCTTCAACGGGGTGGAGAAGGTGGGCCACATCATGCACGTCCTCCGCACCACGGGCCACCACGCGTTCCCGGTCATCGACGAGCCGCCCTTCTCGACGGCGCCCGTGCTCTACGGCCTCGTGCTCAGGGCGCACCTCCTCGTGCTCCTCCGGAAGCGGGAGTTCCTGCCGGCGCAGGAGCGGTACCCCAAGGAGTACAGCATCGCGGCGAGGTTCGAGGCGCAGGACTTCGACAAGCGCGGCTCCGGCAAGCAGGACACGGTGGACGGcgtggagctgtcgccggaggagATGGAGATGTACGTGGACCTGCACCCCTTCACCAACGCGTCGCCATACACCGTCGTGGAGACCATGTCGCTGGCCAAGGCGCTCGTCCTCTTCCGCGAGGTCGGCCTGCGCCACCTCCTCGTCGTGCCCAAGGCCTGCGAC AGGTCGCCGGTGGTGGGGATCCTGACGAGGCACGACTTCATGCCGGAGCACATCCTGGGGCTGCACCCGGTGCTGCTGGGCGGCAAGTGGAAGCGGCTCCGGTGGCACAAGGCCGCCGTCGCCAAGTACTTCCGCGACCTCATCGTGCGGCTCGCCAACTGCGGCTGA